One genomic window of Kosmotoga olearia TBF 19.5.1 includes the following:
- the hrcA gene encoding heat-inducible transcriptional repressor HrcA — translation MPARRKTDGPKLNDRQVRVLYCITREYITHGKPVSSKQVLERSDLMYSSATIRNDMRKLEFLGYIYQPHTSAGRIPTDKGLRFYLESIKELNDELKESSAAISLRQVSVIGDIEHLLMGMARIIAKVSSAFVMVERPDIDKLVVKHVAISPVTEGYLNVTVVTDLGVTVNSTVFAGYEYHNYLDLQKRVNSVVAGKTIGEIREGLRNFKLVQEQWYSKEIEELFYFLGGVFENDGGERYYKYGLEYLVTNKNLGWQDISGLVKYIENPRKLEILMSKFSEVSTEKVLIGNEIEIPELKNFALFVAPYKRFSEKLGMIVIMASKINLYETTYAYLRFASNRLSEAFSKR, via the coding sequence ATGCCGGCGAGAAGAAAAACTGATGGTCCAAAACTCAACGATAGACAGGTAAGGGTCTTATATTGTATAACAAGGGAATATATAACTCACGGGAAACCTGTAAGTTCAAAGCAGGTATTGGAACGTTCTGACCTGATGTATAGTTCGGCAACTATTAGAAATGATATGAGAAAGCTGGAGTTCCTCGGTTATATCTATCAACCTCATACATCAGCGGGGCGGATCCCCACTGACAAGGGGCTCCGTTTCTATCTCGAATCTATAAAGGAGTTGAATGATGAGCTCAAAGAAAGCTCCGCGGCGATATCGCTACGGCAGGTTTCGGTAATAGGTGATATAGAACATCTCTTGATGGGGATGGCCAGAATCATAGCAAAGGTTTCTTCGGCTTTTGTTATGGTAGAGCGTCCTGACATAGATAAGCTTGTAGTCAAGCATGTAGCTATATCACCGGTAACGGAAGGCTATTTGAATGTGACAGTCGTTACAGATCTTGGAGTTACAGTCAATTCAACGGTTTTTGCCGGTTATGAATATCACAATTATCTGGACCTTCAAAAACGCGTAAACAGCGTCGTAGCGGGAAAAACTATCGGTGAGATCAGAGAAGGGCTAAGGAATTTTAAGCTTGTTCAGGAACAGTGGTATAGCAAAGAAATCGAAGAGCTGTTCTATTTTCTCGGAGGTGTTTTTGAAAACGATGGTGGTGAAAGGTATTATAAATATGGTCTGGAATATCTCGTTACTAATAAGAATCTCGGCTGGCAGGATATCTCCGGGCTGGTAAAGTACATTGAAAATCCCAGAAAGCTTGAGATACTTATGAGCAAATTTTCGGAAGTATCGACAGAGAAGGTTCTTATTGGTAATGAGATAGAAATTCCAGAATTGAAGAACTTTGCTCTGTTTGTTGCACCTTATAAACGATTCAGTGAGAAACTGGGGATGATAGTGATTATGGCGTCGAAAATAAACCTTTATGAAACAACGTACGCGTATTTGCGATTCGCTTCGAATAGGCTTTCGGAAGCGTTTAGCAAGAGGTAG
- the grpE gene encoding nucleotide exchange factor GrpE, which yields MSEEARKNLKKSVENKGEFEKKIKKEASEKEVERLRKTLEEKEKEIKTLKDDISRLRSEFHNFKLALERETNRLVLKQKENMIFKLLDLKEDFERAMNHFSEEASPLIKGVRMIYKKLESILKEEGVEEIVPTVGELFDPFRDEVAETVESDVVEDMSILEVAEKGYKFSGKIIKPPRVIVAMKPKKADSKKENPEDEGGKESKKR from the coding sequence ATGTCAGAAGAAGCCAGAAAGAATTTGAAAAAGAGTGTTGAGAATAAAGGAGAGTTTGAAAAAAAGATAAAGAAGGAAGCCTCGGAAAAGGAAGTTGAAAGGCTTAGGAAAACGCTTGAGGAAAAAGAGAAAGAGATAAAAACATTGAAAGATGATATATCCCGTTTGCGTTCAGAGTTTCACAATTTTAAACTCGCTCTGGAGAGGGAAACCAATCGACTCGTTTTGAAGCAAAAGGAAAATATGATTTTCAAGTTGTTGGATCTGAAGGAAGATTTTGAGAGGGCTATGAATCATTTTAGTGAAGAAGCCAGCCCATTGATTAAGGGTGTTAGGATGATTTACAAGAAGTTGGAAAGTATCCTCAAAGAGGAGGGAGTAGAAGAAATCGTTCCAACGGTTGGCGAGCTTTTCGATCCGTTCAGGGATGAGGTTGCCGAAACCGTTGAATCTGATGTTGTTGAAGATATGTCTATTCTGGAAGTAGCTGAGAAAGGCTATAAATTTTCCGGTAAGATTATAAAACCCCCGCGTGTTATTGTTGCTATGAAGCCCAAAAAAGCTGATAGTAAAAAGGAAAACCCTGAAGACGAGGGAGGAAAAGAGTCGAAGAAACGGTAG
- the dnaJ gene encoding molecular chaperone DnaJ, which yields MAAAKKDYYEVLGVSRGASQEEIKKAYRKLVKQWHPDTYKGSDKKYAEEKFKEIQEAYEVLIDPQKRGMYDRFGYVGEPSYTGSGQTAGPGGGFFDDIFSDFQDVFDVFFGGSRTRSRKERTARPVKGDDIYANVSVDLKDAITGKSVFLEYDRKVTCNACNGTGAEGGTSFRTCPRCGGSGMITEEHRSLFGIFSNTHTCEVCNGTGRIVDQRCSTCGGSGYTREKHRVKINIPPGVEDRATIRISGHGHAGKNGGPNGDLYVTVRVKMPPEFKRSGNDLLYSVEIDYTQAALGTTVQIPLPEGGTENLRIPAGTNPGTIFRLKGFGAPSVTSGKRGDIIVTVKVSIPKPSRKEKKLLEEIAKLKGLG from the coding sequence ATGGCTGCTGCGAAAAAGGATTATTATGAGGTTCTGGGTGTGTCCCGTGGGGCATCCCAGGAAGAAATAAAAAAGGCATACAGAAAATTGGTAAAACAATGGCATCCTGATACATACAAAGGTTCCGATAAGAAGTATGCTGAAGAAAAGTTCAAAGAAATTCAGGAGGCTTACGAGGTTCTCATTGATCCACAAAAAAGAGGTATGTACGATCGGTTTGGATATGTTGGAGAACCTTCATACACCGGTTCTGGCCAAACTGCTGGACCGGGTGGAGGCTTTTTTGATGATATTTTCAGTGATTTTCAGGATGTTTTTGATGTTTTCTTCGGAGGTAGCCGTACAAGAAGCAGGAAAGAAAGAACCGCAAGGCCCGTGAAAGGTGACGATATATACGCTAATGTTTCAGTTGATTTGAAGGATGCGATTACCGGTAAGTCTGTCTTTCTGGAGTACGATAGAAAGGTAACGTGTAATGCCTGTAATGGTACCGGAGCCGAAGGCGGAACGAGTTTCCGCACGTGTCCGCGCTGCGGTGGTAGCGGTATGATTACGGAAGAACATCGTTCACTCTTTGGAATATTCAGTAATACTCATACCTGTGAGGTATGTAATGGTACTGGAAGGATAGTAGACCAACGTTGTAGCACCTGTGGTGGTTCAGGATACACTCGAGAAAAGCACAGAGTGAAGATAAACATACCACCCGGGGTTGAAGATAGAGCCACAATAAGAATCAGCGGCCATGGTCATGCAGGAAAGAATGGAGGACCGAACGGTGACCTTTACGTGACCGTTCGTGTTAAGATGCCTCCGGAGTTCAAGCGAAGCGGGAATGATCTTTTGTACAGCGTTGAGATAGATTACACTCAGGCGGCACTCGGTACAACAGTTCAAATACCCCTTCCAGAGGGTGGAACAGAGAATCTAAGAATACCTGCCGGTACAAATCCCGGAACGATTTTCCGCCTCAAGGGTTTTGGAGCCCCCTCCGTTACAAGCGGAAAAAGAGGAGATATAATAGTGACCGTTAAGGTTTCTATTCCCAAACCATCTCGAAAAGAGAAAAAGCTGCTTGAAGAAATAGCAAAACTGAAAGGGCTCGGGTGA
- a CDS encoding YitT family protein, with protein MNSRKVILDYTLVTLGSLLTAIALVSFMIPNNIIAGGVSGLAIIFYRLFGWWVGVQMFVYNAVLFVLAFALLGIGFGIKSIYSAIMLSFLVDFLQQLNFPVFQASTVQDGGLLVAIYGGVIAGVGMGLVLWRGASTGGTDIIAMILNKYFHISTGSGLLIADTLITIFAIIVFGPIVAMYGIITIFTTSKTIDGLIEGVGNTRTAFIISERHEDIKKKILRDMERGVTLIHAEGGFTGVKRPVIMVSIRRREIGQLRRIIREIDPKSFTIIVNNAEVFGEGFKNIN; from the coding sequence ATGAACAGTAGAAAGGTAATTCTCGATTATACACTTGTAACGCTCGGTTCTCTTTTAACGGCGATTGCGCTGGTTTCTTTCATGATACCCAACAATATTATAGCGGGCGGGGTTAGCGGCCTCGCCATAATTTTTTACCGCCTTTTTGGTTGGTGGGTTGGGGTACAGATGTTTGTATACAACGCTGTGTTGTTTGTTCTCGCTTTTGCTTTGCTCGGTATAGGTTTTGGAATAAAATCCATATACTCGGCAATAATGCTTTCTTTTCTCGTAGACTTTCTGCAACAGCTCAATTTTCCGGTATTTCAGGCTTCTACCGTTCAGGATGGTGGTCTCCTTGTTGCGATATATGGTGGTGTCATTGCGGGTGTTGGAATGGGATTGGTTCTCTGGCGTGGTGCGTCAACTGGTGGTACGGATATAATCGCTATGATCTTGAACAAGTATTTTCATATAAGTACGGGTTCAGGATTGCTTATTGCCGATACGTTGATAACCATATTTGCCATAATTGTGTTTGGCCCTATTGTGGCTATGTACGGAATTATAACGATTTTCACCACCAGTAAAACCATTGACGGTTTGATAGAAGGTGTTGGGAACACGAGGACGGCTTTCATAATAAGCGAGCGTCATGAAGATATAAAGAAGAAAATCCTGAGGGACATGGAGCGTGGGGTAACGCTTATCCATGCCGAGGGTGGTTTTACAGGTGTTAAGAGACCGGTTATCATGGTATCCATCAGGCGTCGTGAAATCGGGCAGCTCAGAAGGATTATAAGAGAGATCGATCCGAAGTCCTTTACGATAATAGTGAATAACGCGGAGGTTTTTGGAGAAGGATTTAAGAACATCAATTAA
- the tsaB gene encoding tRNA (adenosine(37)-N6)-threonylcarbamoyltransferase complex dimerization subunit type 1 TsaB translates to MKYLSIDSSSRRLLLLGVNEDKTMGVTLHNVGRHGTYLAPAVKDLLEYLQMSVKELDFIGCGIGPGSLTGLRVGISTVKGLAYPFDIPVISFCSLDLLAYNNYLSSAVVMRRGREGYYYWRKYRFEGYKPVPVEEPGFDSVDKLKSGILTKNEVLIFENEQEKEQFEGYDSLIALPPSPEIMKQIIVKAFEAGETIDVRELKPYYLQKSVAELNWERKHGKST, encoded by the coding sequence ATGAAGTATCTTTCCATAGACAGTTCGTCGAGACGATTGTTGTTGCTTGGAGTTAATGAAGATAAAACCATGGGGGTTACGCTTCATAATGTTGGAAGACATGGCACTTATCTCGCTCCGGCCGTAAAGGATCTGCTTGAATATCTTCAGATGTCGGTAAAGGAGCTGGATTTTATCGGTTGCGGTATAGGACCGGGTTCTTTAACAGGCCTGAGAGTGGGGATTTCCACCGTTAAAGGTCTTGCGTATCCCTTCGATATTCCCGTGATTTCCTTCTGTTCTTTGGATCTTCTTGCATACAATAACTATTTGAGCAGTGCTGTGGTTATGAGGCGGGGAAGAGAAGGGTATTATTACTGGCGAAAATATAGGTTTGAAGGTTATAAACCTGTTCCGGTGGAAGAGCCCGGATTCGATAGTGTAGATAAGCTGAAAAGCGGGATTCTTACGAAAAACGAAGTGTTGATATTCGAAAACGAACAGGAGAAAGAACAGTTCGAGGGGTATGACTCATTGATTGCCCTTCCACCTTCTCCCGAGATAATGAAGCAAATCATTGTGAAAGCCTTCGAAGCAGGAGAAACCATTGATGTGAGAGAACTAAAACCATATTACCTTCAAAAATCTGTTGCTGAATTGAACTGGGAGAGAAAGCATGGGAAATCGACTTGA
- a CDS encoding endonuclease III domain-containing protein, with protein sequence MGNRLEEIYCLLYDVYGPQGWWPADTQFEVIVGAVLTQNVAWKNVERAIENLKNADALEPEKLIGLEKEKLALLIKPTGFYNAKSETLLRVTKAYLSERWEDLSTKELRKRLLKIKGIGKETADSIILYAFDRAIFVVDKYTVRFVTRLGITTHETYDEVQRIFHEQLKPDVELYKEYHALIVEHAKKYCKKQPDCAGCFIGDCKFRKESQI encoded by the coding sequence ATGGGAAATCGACTTGAGGAGATTTACTGCCTCCTTTATGATGTTTATGGCCCGCAGGGTTGGTGGCCTGCGGATACTCAGTTTGAAGTGATAGTGGGAGCAGTGCTGACGCAGAATGTAGCGTGGAAGAATGTGGAACGTGCAATTGAAAATTTGAAGAACGCTGATGCTTTAGAGCCTGAGAAATTAATCGGGTTAGAAAAGGAGAAACTTGCCCTTTTGATAAAACCAACCGGTTTTTATAATGCCAAAAGCGAAACGCTTTTGAGAGTAACAAAGGCGTATCTTTCTGAGCGTTGGGAAGATCTATCCACGAAAGAACTGCGAAAGAGGCTTCTCAAGATAAAGGGAATCGGTAAGGAAACTGCCGACTCGATTATTCTTTATGCTTTCGATAGGGCGATATTCGTTGTGGACAAATACACCGTACGTTTCGTCACTCGACTGGGTATAACCACTCATGAGACGTATGATGAAGTTCAAAGAATCTTTCATGAACAGCTTAAACCCGATGTTGAGCTTTATAAGGAATATCACGCTCTTATAGTGGAACATGCAAAAAAATACTGTAAAAAACAGCCGGACTGTGCCGGCTGCTTTATAGGTGACTGTAAATTCAGAAAGGAATCTCAGATATGA
- the lpdA gene encoding dihydrolipoyl dehydrogenase, with protein MPKYDVIVVGGGPGGSDCAIRLSQRGKKVAIVERKEFGGTCTNVGCIPTKALLTVAKLYSDIKEKGKRLGVLAQVDIDLKTVMKHMNRSILMSRKGTETLLKKYGVEIIKDNVVYKNGSFYLENANEILDTEKIVLATGSKPKIPKTLAVEGIWTSNEVFSMSEFPESILIIGAGYIGVEMATIFNAFGTKVILVELQPRIIPFEDIDASIVLEKSLKKRGVKVKTGVAVEKIEKLDNGFLTALSDGEQLETEKVLVAIGRAPVYPEGLEDTELVENGKITTNKDFETKWPNVYAIGDVRGAIMLAHVASAEGIALAEKLSGKDYDYYSETVPAVIFCEPEIGSTGIKETEDGLSDDYDKFLFPMSANPRANILAERDGFVKLIANKSDHKIVGITIVGPNAVELLMEGVVVINEQLTVEELLKSIHPHPTLSEIIRDAAEGLEGNPIHI; from the coding sequence TTGCCAAAGTATGATGTTATTGTTGTTGGTGGAGGCCCTGGCGGCAGTGACTGTGCGATAAGGCTGTCACAGAGAGGAAAGAAAGTTGCGATAGTTGAAAGAAAAGAATTCGGAGGTACGTGTACGAATGTTGGCTGCATTCCAACGAAAGCCCTTCTTACTGTCGCAAAGCTCTATTCAGATATCAAGGAAAAAGGAAAAAGACTCGGTGTGTTAGCACAGGTTGACATAGACTTAAAGACCGTTATGAAACATATGAACCGTTCTATCCTCATGTCAAGGAAGGGAACAGAAACCCTCCTGAAAAAATACGGCGTGGAAATAATAAAAGACAACGTGGTCTACAAAAACGGCAGCTTTTACCTTGAAAACGCAAATGAAATACTCGATACAGAAAAGATCGTCCTCGCAACAGGATCGAAGCCAAAAATCCCCAAAACCCTTGCCGTTGAAGGCATCTGGACCTCCAATGAGGTCTTTTCCATGTCCGAATTTCCGGAAAGTATTCTCATAATAGGAGCTGGTTACATCGGAGTAGAAATGGCCACTATATTCAATGCTTTTGGAACAAAGGTCATTCTTGTTGAACTGCAGCCACGCATAATCCCTTTCGAAGACATTGACGCTTCCATAGTACTTGAAAAATCCCTTAAAAAACGCGGTGTGAAAGTAAAAACGGGTGTAGCGGTAGAAAAAATAGAAAAGCTCGATAATGGATTCCTGACAGCCCTTTCTGACGGCGAACAGCTCGAAACCGAAAAGGTTCTCGTTGCCATAGGCAGGGCACCAGTCTATCCGGAGGGATTGGAAGACACTGAACTGGTGGAAAACGGCAAAATCACTACAAATAAAGATTTTGAAACAAAATGGCCAAACGTTTACGCGATAGGAGACGTAAGAGGGGCCATCATGCTCGCCCACGTTGCCAGTGCTGAAGGCATCGCTCTCGCAGAAAAACTTTCAGGAAAAGACTACGACTATTATAGTGAAACTGTTCCTGCAGTAATATTCTGTGAACCGGAAATTGGTTCCACTGGTATCAAAGAAACAGAAGATGGTTTGAGTGATGACTACGACAAATTCCTCTTTCCCATGAGCGCCAACCCCAGAGCTAACATACTGGCAGAACGCGACGGTTTCGTAAAATTGATAGCAAACAAGAGTGATCACAAAATCGTCGGAATAACTATTGTCGGTCCTAATGCCGTTGAACTTCTTATGGAAGGTGTTGTGGTAATAAACGAACAGCTCACGGTAGAAGAATTACTGAAATCCATTCACCCCCATCCAACCCTGTCAGAAATTATTCGTGATGCAGCGGAGGGTCTTGAGGGAAATCCCATTCATATCTGA
- a CDS encoding alkaline phosphatase family protein, with product MSLLEKKLVLPDYSNKKTIPNFSSAILQHFGVEPPFEPFPLALEDINLKGIDKIIIFIIDALSYNAVLKLLGKGGFEHIKPDTLKKMTSVFPSTTTAALTSFFTGVPPAQHGMLGYTLYLKEFGGLSNMIELTPMAQERDGLTKVGFDPMKFLPLPTIFQQLHEAGITGYHITSKSFVNTGLSRMHSIDAHIKGVYGLGDMIEEVHHIISSGPKKSLTYVYWGLIDSYGHRYGPKSEAYMEESYWLLRALDDFFGKLRSKKTAFFIVADHGQIETPWEKEIWWTKREKIYDYLYALPGGEHRAMYLYTHYPEELKSVILNNWNEQLMVLNLEDAEELNLFGGHLKKDLKSRVGELIVIPRDDYAFCFKYTGQEHSMKGRHGGLTDDEMFVPLIFLRK from the coding sequence ATGAGCTTGTTAGAGAAAAAACTGGTACTGCCAGATTACAGCAACAAAAAAACCATTCCAAACTTTTCTTCAGCCATACTGCAGCATTTCGGCGTCGAACCTCCTTTTGAGCCTTTTCCACTCGCACTTGAAGATATTAATCTCAAGGGCATAGACAAAATCATCATCTTCATCATCGACGCTCTCAGCTATAATGCTGTCCTAAAACTGCTTGGAAAAGGCGGCTTTGAACATATAAAGCCGGATACCTTGAAGAAAATGACATCGGTTTTCCCTTCCACTACAACAGCGGCACTCACAAGCTTTTTCACAGGCGTTCCCCCTGCACAGCACGGAATGCTTGGATACACTCTATATCTCAAAGAATTCGGTGGGCTTTCTAACATGATAGAACTCACACCAATGGCCCAGGAACGCGATGGACTGACAAAGGTGGGGTTTGACCCCATGAAATTCCTGCCGTTGCCAACAATTTTCCAACAACTCCATGAAGCAGGCATAACCGGTTACCATATAACATCCAAAAGCTTTGTAAACACGGGACTATCGAGAATGCACAGCATTGATGCCCACATAAAAGGTGTCTACGGTCTTGGGGATATGATCGAGGAAGTACATCACATCATCTCCTCAGGGCCAAAGAAAAGCCTCACATACGTTTATTGGGGACTGATAGATTCCTACGGACACCGTTATGGTCCAAAGTCTGAAGCTTATATGGAAGAATCCTATTGGCTCTTACGTGCACTGGATGATTTTTTCGGAAAACTACGCAGCAAAAAAACCGCTTTTTTCATTGTTGCAGATCACGGACAGATAGAAACACCATGGGAAAAAGAGATATGGTGGACGAAAAGAGAAAAGATCTACGACTACCTTTACGCCCTTCCAGGGGGTGAACACAGAGCCATGTACCTATACACCCACTACCCTGAAGAGCTGAAATCGGTTATACTCAATAATTGGAACGAACAACTCATGGTGTTGAACCTCGAAGATGCCGAAGAACTGAATCTATTCGGCGGCCATCTTAAAAAAGACCTAAAATCAAGAGTAGGGGAACTTATCGTAATTCCTCGTGATGATTATGCCTTTTGTTTTAAATACACCGGTCAGGAACATTCCATGAAGGGCAGACATGGTGGATTAACGGATGACGAGATGTTCGTTCCTTTGATTTTTTTGCGAAAGTGA
- a CDS encoding ABC transporter permease subunit — protein sequence MAVEKKNYWLRHIILVIIVAIVLFPMVWLISTSIRRDQAAFSPKLFSSRITLQHYRNLLFPERSIPRLILDVQEATYLLGRFRDKSEEKIISTVERYMNKFDKLMAESEGLVSTIDDSFSSLSEELNNSGLSEAISTINAIRKDDLELVEQRLLELKLDKNSELYLYALGNILNKTKPSIKDKYLFYVSNSGEYGKEVLTLAEELKKTYGEILNKRDELLTLLETENFDEKPLVIESLKRTEKYLSEKGVEYSSWRKTEWFKVINKYLRTLEKEIPEERANIINATRKAMYNSFKAANSLWDDFAEAHNALVNGLLDLKEKALGPRFVEYEETTQRLDEIAAKKSAIEKTLEKDELAIKEIEDALETVTPIIVPEAERLKILRTTIEKSLKETAPESPSSTLSDFFEKLRELYSRVETVKDSIEKLNLKDSTLYAGVADLYTELNWFLSNETKISAFSDDPDVKRAIDIFEVSRANIERALPDLIFTLNEAKEINEKVMAMKNNLITLSKESGVLQQKISELQEGYLTALQKLENCKQGIELGFVKKLANKPINSIDDAATYFENAADIIETYFDKKKNLRYRAYTWYEDFQRAYQEALEGSRVLSSAITTLSKMKENLESKIYDYIHLRFLGTQITLETFTNMVDSYNKSFQIFNARYQRASRLVSDLLDYPANYAAQYSHKLKALDKALFRVNQIWAQKETTYFYFVRWIGNSVLVALMVSLISVTVAALAAYPFSRMRFPGRSQGLLFLLLIQMFPSIMFMVAVYALLQFMGNYVSWLGLDSLGGLIFVYSGGIAFNTWLIKGYFDTIPDSLEESAMIDGATRLQTFWKIVIPLARPILAVIAILTFMGIFNEFIMARILLQDINKWTYAVGLQQFSGRFETSWGPFTAAALIGAIPMVTFFLILQDYIVGGLTKGAVKG from the coding sequence ATGGCCGTAGAAAAGAAAAATTACTGGTTGAGACATATAATTCTGGTGATTATTGTTGCAATCGTGCTGTTCCCCATGGTATGGCTGATAAGCACCTCCATTCGAAGAGACCAGGCCGCGTTTTCTCCAAAACTATTTTCATCCCGTATCACTTTGCAACATTACAGAAACCTGCTCTTTCCTGAAAGAAGCATTCCCAGACTCATCCTGGATGTCCAGGAAGCAACATATCTCCTTGGAAGATTTCGTGATAAATCCGAGGAAAAAATTATAAGTACCGTCGAAAGATATATGAACAAATTCGATAAATTGATGGCTGAATCAGAAGGATTGGTCTCCACAATAGATGATAGCTTCTCCTCTCTGAGCGAAGAACTCAATAACTCCGGCCTGTCAGAAGCTATTTCCACAATAAACGCAATAAGAAAAGATGATCTCGAATTGGTAGAGCAAAGATTACTCGAGTTGAAGCTCGACAAGAATTCCGAACTTTATCTCTACGCCCTGGGAAACATCCTAAACAAAACGAAACCATCGATCAAAGACAAATACCTGTTCTATGTGAGCAATTCCGGCGAATACGGTAAGGAAGTTCTAACACTCGCTGAAGAACTAAAGAAAACCTACGGCGAAATTCTCAACAAAAGAGACGAACTTTTAACCCTTCTCGAGACAGAAAACTTTGATGAAAAGCCTCTTGTCATCGAAAGTTTGAAAAGAACAGAAAAATATCTGAGTGAAAAGGGTGTTGAATATTCGAGCTGGAGAAAAACAGAATGGTTCAAGGTTATCAACAAATATCTGCGAACCCTGGAAAAAGAAATACCTGAAGAAAGAGCAAACATAATAAACGCAACAAGAAAAGCCATGTACAACAGCTTCAAAGCTGCGAATTCTCTGTGGGATGACTTTGCTGAAGCCCACAATGCTCTGGTAAATGGACTCCTTGACTTAAAAGAAAAGGCACTCGGGCCAAGATTTGTCGAGTATGAAGAAACCACTCAAAGACTCGATGAAATTGCTGCAAAAAAAAGTGCAATAGAAAAAACACTGGAAAAAGACGAATTGGCAATAAAAGAAATCGAAGATGCATTAGAAACCGTTACACCCATAATCGTCCCTGAAGCGGAAAGATTAAAAATACTCAGAACCACCATTGAAAAGTCACTTAAAGAAACCGCACCGGAATCCCCCAGTTCAACTCTCTCCGACTTTTTCGAGAAACTCCGGGAGCTTTACTCCCGGGTCGAAACAGTGAAAGATAGTATAGAAAAATTAAACCTTAAAGATTCTACTCTTTACGCTGGTGTAGCTGACCTGTACACAGAATTGAACTGGTTCTTAAGCAACGAAACCAAAATCTCCGCATTTTCGGACGATCCGGATGTCAAGAGAGCTATCGATATATTCGAAGTGAGCAGAGCAAATATTGAGCGTGCTCTTCCAGATCTCATATTTACACTGAATGAAGCCAAAGAAATAAACGAAAAAGTAATGGCAATGAAGAATAATTTGATAACTCTCTCCAAAGAAAGCGGCGTATTGCAGCAGAAGATCTCAGAACTTCAGGAAGGCTACTTGACTGCACTTCAAAAACTTGAAAACTGCAAACAAGGAATAGAGCTTGGTTTTGTCAAAAAACTAGCAAACAAACCTATAAACAGCATAGATGACGCAGCCACATACTTTGAGAATGCTGCCGATATCATCGAAACCTATTTTGACAAGAAAAAGAACCTGAGATACCGTGCTTATACCTGGTATGAAGATTTCCAGCGGGCTTATCAGGAAGCTCTTGAAGGGTCCAGGGTACTATCTTCCGCCATAACAACACTTTCGAAGATGAAAGAAAATCTTGAAAGCAAGATTTACGATTATATCCACCTACGCTTCCTTGGTACCCAGATAACCCTGGAAACCTTCACAAACATGGTCGATTCCTACAATAAAAGCTTCCAGATATTCAACGCCAGATACCAGAGGGCTTCTCGCCTTGTTTCGGATCTTCTGGATTATCCGGCAAACTATGCAGCACAGTACAGCCACAAGCTGAAAGCTCTTGACAAAGCTCTCTTCAGGGTCAATCAGATATGGGCGCAAAAAGAGACTACCTACTTCTATTTCGTTCGCTGGATAGGGAATTCTGTTCTTGTAGCACTCATGGTATCCTTGATAAGTGTCACGGTTGCGGCCCTCGCCGCCTATCCTTTCAGCAGGATGCGGTTCCCGGGTAGATCCCAGGGGCTTCTGTTTTTGCTCTTGATACAGATGTTCCCATCAATAATGTTCATGGTCGCCGTCTATGCCCTGTTGCAATTCATGGGCAATTATGTATCATGGCTTGGCCTGGATAGCCTTGGTGGTTTGATATTCGTATATTCTGGAGGGATCGCTTTCAACACGTGGTTGATCAAAGGTTACTTCGATACCATTCCAGACTCTCTTGAGGAGTCAGCTATGATTGATGGCGCAACAAGACTCCAGACCTTCTGGAAGATAGTAATTCCTTTGGCACGACCCATACTCGCTGTTATAGCCATATTGACGTTCATGGGAATATTCAACGAGTTCATAATGGCCAGAATTCTCCTGCAGGATATAAACAAATGGACGTACGCTGTCGGATTGCAACAATTCTCTGGACGTTTTGAAACAAGCTGGGGTCCATTCACTGCCGCTGCTCTCATAGGTGCAATTCCGATGGTAACCTTTTTCCTTATCCTTCAGGACTACATCGTTGGTGGCCTAACAAAAGGTGCCGTGAAAGGTTAA